A segment of the Paraburkholderia fungorum genome:
AGGCAGATTCGAAAGCCCGTTCTACCCTTGCGCCCAGAAAGAAAGATTGAGCGGCGCGTGTCAGGTGAGACAATGCCTCGCCGCCAAATTCTCACTGACTTGCGCCGTGAGCGGCACCTGTCTTTTTCTCTGCATTCTGAAGATCTTTCGAGTAGTTTTCGTCGTCTCGTGTGGCCGGATTGACGCCAGCATCCTCGAGTTTCTTGAGTTCTGCATTCTTCCTGGCGCGGGCTTCTTTGCGCGCGGCTTTGCGTTGTGCTTTAGCCGCGCTTTTCGACGTCGGCGTAGATGCTGCCGCGCCCGTCGCCGGCACAGAAGATTCCTGTGCGAATACCGACGATGTTCCGACCGACAACGACGCAGCAATAGTCAGCGCCGCAAACAGGTGCATCCTGATTCGCTTCATATTCTTCTCCTGTCAGGTCGGGATCGCGGGTTCTGAGTAGCAGTGGACCCGTTCCCAACCATTGTTTTCTGAATATCGAATGCGACGAACGAGGCCGGTGAGTGAGCCCCATTCGTCGCCTGCATCTGCGGATTAGAAACGCGTATGCAGGCCCACGCGCGCAATGGCCTGGGTGGTGCCACTGGACGCGCCGTCCGAGCTGTTCATGCCGTTGATCTGCGCGAGGCCGCCTGAGCTTGCACGCTGATACAGGCCGAGTACATAGACGCTTGTACGCTTCGACAACGCGTAATCGACAATACCCGCGACCTGATGAGCATGGTTGTTGTCGACGACCGAGTTGCCTTTCATGTACATATACGATGCACCCGCGCTGAGTGCCGGCGTGAAGTTATAGTGCGCGCCTGCCGAACCCTGATACACCGAGCCGCCGTTCGCCGAGTTATGGACAGTGGTAAACAATGCGTTGGTGTACCACGCGCCAAACTTGTAGTGCGCGCCGACGCCCCAATTGCGCACGCTGACCTGTGGCGATCCGGCGGTGTAGTACTTGATATTCGTGTAGGCAGCGTTGGCGCCGAAAGAGGCCGCCGCGTAGTTGAGGGCGAAGCTTGTCGAGTTGCCCGCCCCAATCGAGCCTGCTACGCCGCCGAAGCCGTACATCGCGCCCGCGCTGAATCCATCGAAAATCGGCGTGACGTATTTAACCGAGCTGGCGATACGCTCACCGGCCATGCGGTCCCAGTCGAATGCACCGGTTGCATTCGACGGCAGATCGAGCTTCTGGAACGGACCTGCGCGGAAATCGTAAAAGTGGCCTGAAATTTCAGCCGGGTCATTCCCGCCGAAATACAACGAGTCTGTCATGAAGTCATACTGATTGCCCATGGTGAACTTGCCAAGGCGGTCATTGACCAGGCCCACCAGCGACGTGCGGCTGAACAGACTCGAGTTGGGCATGAATTGCCCGTTGTTGACCTGAAACTGATTCACGAGTTCGAAGATCGCTTTGGTGCCTCCGCCAAGATCTTCCGAACCTCTCATGCCCCACAGATTCGGGCCGTTCACGCCGTCGTCCATCTTGACGTTGCTCTTGCCGGACTGATTGCTCACATACGTGATGCCTGTGTCGATCATGCCAAAGAGAGTGACGCTGCCTTGAGCATGCGCCGCCGTAGCGATAAAAGTACCTGCGAGAACTGCGAGTGCAATTTGCGTCTTTTTCATCGAAATGATCTCCTTCTTTTATTTAGTAATTCCAAATGATTCAGTTTGTAAATAATGAATTTTTTTCGGGCGGTCGTTGCGCGCACTGACGTCGCTTAACCGGATCACGGCCTCCCTCCAGAGGCACACGGCCCACACCGGCGGAAATCTGCTGCTGCGGTGAGTTACGTGGTCAACGCGATGAGTGCGTCGATACCACCGTAATTTGCGCTTTACCGAACGTGTGTATCGATCGTCTCCGGGTATTTTGTTTCTCGTGCGGTGCAGCAGCGACGCTGAACGGGGTTCAATATAGTCGGCGCGATGACCGTAAGGAAGTGGCTAAAACCGTCGGAAAATCGGTCGATGTCATTCGCAGTATCACCAGAAATTCCGGGGTTTACGCGAACTACTGCGATCGCTTCAGTTGTCGGATTTTTTGGGGGTGACGCGATAGTGCGTTGAAAAATAAGCTATTTTTGTTGTGAGTACTTTGGTGACGAACCCGATTGACCCATGCGACGCGACGAAGATTTGTAAGAATGAGGACTCGACAACCGAAAGCCCGATAAATAAAAGAGAAAGCTCTTCGGGCTACTTCGCAACGTGGTTTGAAAGAGCGTTGGGTTCGCGCCACAGCGTTGTCGTCGAACGAATAAACAATACTGTCGACTCGCGACGATAGGCATCACGCGGATGCTTTATCGCATACGCCGGATGCCGAAAAAACGTAGGAGAATTCATCGCATTGGCCTGCTGGCGCGAACATGGCGCTGGATCAATTCCAGTGTCGTTCGCTTATGGCAAGATTCGCCAATCCTCACCGACTGCGGAGCCGTTGCGCTTTAACGTCATGGTGTCGACGCTCGCCTCGATCAACCGGTGCCACGCGATAACAGCACCGGTTCAACGCGTTTTCAAGGGAGTACGGTATGGCACGCATCATCGGCGGCATTGCCGCCTCGCATACACCCACCATCGGGTTCGCTTTCGACAAGAACAAGCGCGACGATCCTGTCTGGGCCCCCATCTTCGAAAACTTCGCGCCACTCGCCGAATGGCTTGACGAAAAACGTCCTGACGTCATCGTCGCTATCTATAACGATCACGTCACGTCGTTTTTTTTCGATCACTACTCGGCCTTTGCGCTGGGTGTCGGACCGGAGTGGCCGGTTGCCGACGAGGGCGGCGGCGCGCGTGATCTTCCGCCAATCAAGGGGCATCCGGCACTGGCCGCCCACATTGGCAACTCGCTGATGACCGACGAGTTCGACATGTCGTTCTTTCAGAACAAGGCGCTCGATCACGGCTGTTTTTCCCCGCTGTCCATGTTGTGCCCGCATGAGCCTGAATGGCCGGTGAAGCTGGTGCCGCTGCAAATGGGGGTGCTTCAATTGCCCATGCCCAGCGCGCGTCGCTTTTATAAGTTAGGTCAGGCACTCAGGCGCGCTATTGAAAGTTATCCGGAAGATCTGAAGGTGGCGATCCTCGCCACAGGCGGCCTTTCGCATCAGGTGCACGGAGAGCGCGCGGGCTTTAACAATACGGAATGGGATCAGCGCTTTCTGGATCTCTTTGAAAGCGATCCAGAGCAACTCGCCGACATGACGCTCGCCGAATACGCGGAACTCGGCGGCTATGAAGGTGCGGAAGTCGTCATGTGGCTGACCATGCGCGGTGCGCTGTCGGCCAACGTGATTTGCAAACATCGCAGCTATTACCTGCCGTCCATGGCGGGCATTGCGACCGCGATCTACGAAGGCGAGGCGGGTGAAGCGAAGCCTTCGATCATTGAACGCCATCGGCAGCGTATGGCGGTTCAATTGACCGACGCGGAGAAACTGGCGGGTACTTATCCCTTTTCGATTGAAGTTGCGGTCAGGGCATTCCGCATCAACAACTACCTGCACAGTATGGTGGAGCCGGCTCATCGGGAGGCATTCGTTCGCGACCCGGAAGCCAGTTTCGAGGCAGCGGGATTATCCGCCGAAGAGCGCGATCTGATTCGCCGGCGCGACTGGCGCGCGTTGTTGCACTATGGCGTCATCTTCT
Coding sequences within it:
- a CDS encoding DUF4148 domain-containing protein — translated: MKRIRMHLFAALTIAASLSVGTSSVFAQESSVPATGAAASTPTSKSAAKAQRKAARKEARARKNAELKKLEDAGVNPATRDDENYSKDLQNAEKKTGAAHGASQ
- a CDS encoding porin, producing MKKTQIALAVLAGTFIATAAHAQGSVTLFGMIDTGITYVSNQSGKSNVKMDDGVNGPNLWGMRGSEDLGGGTKAIFELVNQFQVNNGQFMPNSSLFSRTSLVGLVNDRLGKFTMGNQYDFMTDSLYFGGNDPAEISGHFYDFRAGPFQKLDLPSNATGAFDWDRMAGERIASSVKYVTPIFDGFSAGAMYGFGGVAGSIGAGNSTSFALNYAAASFGANAAYTNIKYYTAGSPQVSVRNWGVGAHYKFGAWYTNALFTTVHNSANGGSVYQGSAGAHYNFTPALSAGASYMYMKGNSVVDNNHAHQVAGIVDYALSKRTSVYVLGLYQRASSGGLAQINGMNSSDGASSGTTQAIARVGLHTRF
- a CDS encoding gallate dioxygenase yields the protein MARIIGGIAASHTPTIGFAFDKNKRDDPVWAPIFENFAPLAEWLDEKRPDVIVAIYNDHVTSFFFDHYSAFALGVGPEWPVADEGGGARDLPPIKGHPALAAHIGNSLMTDEFDMSFFQNKALDHGCFSPLSMLCPHEPEWPVKLVPLQMGVLQLPMPSARRFYKLGQALRRAIESYPEDLKVAILATGGLSHQVHGERAGFNNTEWDQRFLDLFESDPEQLADMTLAEYAELGGYEGAEVVMWLTMRGALSANVICKHRSYYLPSMAGIATAIYEGEAGEAKPSIIERHRQRMAVQLTDAEKLAGTYPFSIEVAVRAFRINNYLHSMVEPAHREAFVRDPEASFEAAGLSAEERDLIRRRDWRALLHYGVIFFMLEKLGAVVGASNLHIYAAMRGETLEEFQRTRNAPGALYSVAGKSAGKLDWDGAGKEEN